One genomic segment of Candidatus Paceibacterota bacterium includes these proteins:
- the glpQ gene encoding glycerophosphodiester phosphodiesterase: MMNIFLVAILSALVLPLTAQTAKPVVIAHRGASGYLPEHTLEAKVLAHAMGADFIEQDVVLTKDDVPIVMHDIQLDNISDVAQRFPERKRQNGRYYALDFTIAELKQLRANERLNPKTGKAYYPNRFPMNRSSFQISTLEEELQLIQGLNMTCGRVAGIYPEIKQAAWHRKEGHDISRIVLPILRRYGYATKQDPCWIQCFEADEVKRIRTELAWEGHLLLLLQANRKNPDGSNREAWFTPAGMAELARFADGIGPELSAIVSGKSKADCQVSDFVKNAHAAKLTVHPYTLRADDLPKFADSMDDALEILFVQAKLDGLFTDFPDLTVQWLRRRGMH; encoded by the coding sequence ATGATGAACATCTTCCTGGTTGCAATTCTGTCTGCGTTGGTCCTGCCCCTGACCGCTCAAACCGCCAAGCCCGTTGTCATCGCGCATCGTGGCGCCAGCGGCTACCTGCCTGAGCACACCCTCGAAGCCAAGGTGCTGGCCCACGCAATGGGCGCGGACTTCATCGAGCAGGATGTCGTGCTTACGAAAGATGACGTGCCCATCGTGATGCATGATATCCAGTTGGACAACATCAGCGACGTGGCCCAGCGGTTTCCCGAGCGCAAGCGGCAAAACGGGCGCTACTACGCCCTGGATTTCACCATCGCGGAACTCAAGCAACTCCGCGCCAATGAGCGACTTAATCCCAAGACTGGCAAGGCCTACTATCCGAATCGCTTTCCCATGAACCGCTCGTCATTTCAGATTTCGACGCTGGAGGAGGAACTGCAGCTGATCCAGGGGCTCAACATGACCTGCGGCCGCGTGGCGGGTATTTATCCCGAGATCAAGCAAGCCGCCTGGCATCGCAAAGAAGGTCACGACATTAGCCGCATCGTGCTCCCGATCCTGCGGCGGTACGGGTACGCGACCAAACAAGATCCATGCTGGATTCAGTGCTTCGAGGCCGACGAGGTCAAACGGATTCGGACCGAGTTGGCCTGGGAAGGGCACCTTCTCCTGCTGCTGCAAGCGAACAGGAAGAATCCGGACGGCAGCAATCGGGAAGCCTGGTTCACGCCCGCGGGCATGGCAGAGCTGGCGCGGTTCGCAGACGGCATTGGCCCGGAGCTCAGCGCGATCGTGTCAGGCAAGTCAAAGGCCGACTGCCAGGTCTCCGACTTCGTCAAGAACGCCCACGCGGCAAAGCTAACCGTCCACCCCTATACTCTGCGCGCTGATGATCTGCCGAAATTCGCCGACTCAATGGACGACGCGCTTGAAATCCTCTTCGTCCAGGCCAAGTTAGATGGCCTTTTCACCGATTTCCCCGATCTGACCGTGCAATGGCTGCGCCGACGAGGAATGCACTGA
- a CDS encoding sugar phosphate nucleotidyltransferase, translating to MKAKPKTNERFVIIMAGGRGERFWPVSREKRPKQLLTLLGGRSFLQQAVDRVLPLVPIKNILIITNEVQAPEVRKQLPKLPKENVIAEPIGRDTCAAVTLGAALVGARSTTGVMAVLPADHVIPEEKKFQQVLGDAFDLASRGQAIITIGIKPTEPATGYGYIRVGETLPPPQGVKSYRTPFHRAEQFVEKPHFDRALEYLNSGQYRWNAGMFIWSFVTITEGLQKHQPDMYQACQRWFKVGANPARLNKVLAKEYPELKRISIDYALMEHAQNVIVADGAFEWDDLGSWTALGRHLKADPEGNCAVADFLHVDGARNIIFDARSKERRTPIAVVGLRDSILVQTDDATLLAHKSQSQKVKELVKRLAADPRLKKLI from the coding sequence ATGAAAGCCAAACCAAAAACCAACGAACGTTTCGTAATCATCATGGCGGGCGGGCGCGGCGAGCGCTTCTGGCCGGTCAGCCGCGAGAAGCGGCCCAAGCAACTCCTCACGCTACTGGGCGGCCGGTCATTCCTCCAGCAGGCCGTTGATCGCGTGCTGCCACTGGTGCCCATCAAAAACATCCTAATCATCACCAACGAGGTCCAGGCACCCGAGGTGCGCAAACAATTGCCGAAGTTGCCTAAGGAGAATGTCATCGCCGAGCCAATTGGCCGCGATACCTGCGCGGCGGTGACACTAGGGGCCGCGCTGGTTGGAGCGCGCTCGACCACTGGCGTTATGGCGGTGCTTCCGGCCGACCACGTCATTCCTGAGGAAAAGAAGTTCCAACAGGTTCTGGGGGACGCCTTTGACCTTGCGAGCCGTGGGCAGGCCATCATCACCATCGGCATCAAGCCCACCGAACCGGCCACGGGCTACGGGTACATCCGCGTTGGTGAGACTCTGCCGCCGCCGCAGGGGGTGAAGTCCTACAGGACGCCGTTCCACCGCGCCGAGCAGTTTGTGGAGAAACCTCATTTCGACCGGGCGCTCGAATACCTCAACAGCGGCCAATACCGCTGGAACGCGGGCATGTTCATCTGGTCATTCGTCACCATCACCGAGGGCCTGCAAAAGCACCAGCCGGATATGTATCAGGCCTGCCAACGCTGGTTCAAAGTGGGAGCCAACCCCGCCAGGCTGAACAAGGTCCTCGCGAAGGAATATCCGGAGCTGAAACGCATCTCCATTGACTACGCCCTGATGGAGCATGCGCAGAATGTCATTGTAGCCGACGGCGCCTTTGAGTGGGACGACCTTGGCTCCTGGACCGCGCTGGGCCGGCACCTCAAGGCTGACCCGGAGGGCAACTGTGCCGTGGCTGATTTCCTTCACGTTGACGGCGCGCGGAACATCATCTTCGACGCGCGAAGCAAGGAGCGGCGTACGCCAATTGCCGTCGTGGGGCTGCGGGATTCCATCCTGGTGCAGACCGATGACGCCACCCTTCTGGCGCACAAGAGCCAGTCGCAAAAGGTCAAGGAGTTGGTCAAGCGGCTGGCCGCGGACCCAAGGCTCAAGAAGCTGATTTAG
- the trpA gene encoding tryptophan synthase subunit alpha — MNRIVERFARLRQEGQKGFIVYIGAGDPNLEATRRLALAFDGLGVDVLELGVPFSDPLADGLVNQLAAQRGLESGTTPLKVLETVAAIRRESQIPIVLYIYFNLVHRCGVERFIANAARAGVDGLLVLDLPPEESDDYEAFMRQAGLCNIYLVAPTTPDDRMELIVKRGTGFIYYVSREGVTGMQEKVSNTITQMTAKIRAHTDLPVAVGFGISTPEQASSVAQSAQAVVVGSAIVDQVAQCGAAPELVERVIAFTRRLLQAVKKP; from the coding sequence ATGAATCGTATCGTTGAACGGTTCGCCCGCCTGCGGCAGGAAGGTCAGAAGGGCTTCATCGTTTATATCGGCGCGGGCGACCCGAACCTCGAAGCCACGCGGCGGCTGGCGCTGGCCTTCGATGGCTTGGGGGTGGATGTGCTGGAGTTAGGGGTGCCATTCAGCGACCCGCTCGCGGACGGTTTGGTCAACCAGCTTGCGGCCCAGCGCGGCTTGGAGTCCGGCACCACCCCGCTCAAGGTGCTCGAAACGGTGGCGGCCATCCGGCGGGAGTCGCAGATTCCCATTGTCCTCTACATCTACTTCAACCTTGTCCATCGCTGCGGGGTCGAGCGGTTCATTGCGAATGCAGCGCGGGCGGGGGTGGACGGATTGCTGGTGCTGGATTTGCCGCCGGAGGAGAGCGACGACTACGAAGCGTTCATGCGCCAGGCGGGGCTGTGCAACATCTATCTGGTGGCGCCGACAACGCCGGACGATCGGATGGAGTTGATCGTCAAGCGCGGCACGGGTTTCATATACTACGTTTCGCGCGAGGGCGTTACTGGCATGCAAGAGAAGGTCTCCAATACGATTACGCAGATGACCGCGAAGATCCGAGCGCACACTGACTTGCCTGTTGCCGTCGGCTTCGGCATCTCGACGCCGGAGCAGGCGAGTAGCGTGGCACAGAGCGCCCAGGCGGTGGTTGTGGGCAGCGCCATCGTTGACCAGGTTGCCCAGTGCGGTGCAGCGCCGGAGTTAGTCGAGCGGGTCATCGCTTTCACCAGACGCCTCCTTCAGGCAGTGAAGAAACCATGA
- a CDS encoding type III pantothenate kinase, translating into MILLFDIGNTNTHLGLANARRVVKQADMPTAAWFHNTALKGVVNLTGRTWIKGAVVCSVVPMATPLAHEMVKHMWHARCLELTPETLRGVGIDYPRPRTIGPDRLANAVAARARFGAPVVVVDFGTAVTIDVVNRRGDYVGGVIAPGLAAMTDYLHEKTALLPRIRIRDVRNPIGKSTEQAMLVGAVYGYRGLVRELIAELKRGLKARRLPVVATGGYARLLASKLPEITRVDPLLTLEGLRLVWVAHHRA; encoded by the coding sequence ATGATCCTGCTGTTCGATATCGGGAACACGAACACCCACCTCGGGCTGGCGAATGCCCGGCGCGTGGTGAAACAGGCGGACATGCCGACTGCCGCCTGGTTTCATAACACGGCGCTGAAAGGAGTAGTCAATCTCACCGGCCGCACGTGGATCAAAGGGGCGGTTGTTTGCAGCGTCGTGCCGATGGCCACGCCGCTGGCGCACGAAATGGTGAAGCACATGTGGCACGCGCGGTGCCTGGAGCTGACACCGGAGACACTGCGGGGTGTTGGTATTGATTACCCGCGCCCGCGGACCATCGGGCCGGACCGGCTGGCGAACGCGGTGGCGGCGCGCGCGCGCTTTGGCGCCCCGGTGGTGGTGGTGGATTTCGGGACGGCGGTGACGATCGACGTGGTGAACCGGCGGGGTGACTACGTGGGGGGCGTTATCGCGCCCGGACTGGCGGCGATGACCGATTACCTGCACGAGAAGACAGCGCTGCTGCCGCGCATCCGGATTCGCGACGTCAGGAACCCTATCGGCAAGAGCACCGAGCAGGCGATGCTCGTGGGGGCTGTCTACGGCTACCGGGGGTTGGTGCGGGAACTGATCGCGGAGCTGAAGCGTGGACTCAAGGCGCGTCGGCTGCCGGTGGTGGCCACGGGCGGTTATGCGCGGCTGCTTGCCTCAAAGCTGCCGGAGATCACGCGCGTGGACCCGCTGCTAACGTTGGAAGGACTGCGCTTGGTTTGGGTGGCCCACCATCGCGCGTAG
- a CDS encoding biotin--[acetyl-CoA-carboxylase] ligase, which yields MNLDARILTALRAAEYSAVSGAELSHELGVSRAAIWARIEDLRSLGYDIEASPHRGYRLLHAPDVLHADDLISRLGKTKVIGRDIRVFQETTSTNDVIEKLARDGVKEGVVVFAESQTRGRGRLGRKWMSPSKGGLWFSVLLQPDLRPQEATRLTIASATALRRAIEGQTGLRARIKWPNDILVNGRKAAGILTELSAELDHIKYVILGIGVDVNLSPSDFPPELRKVATSLKAELGKAVSRPDLAVAILRELDRDYARVGSSEFGALADEWEEHGTTIGHEVVISMGERRMRGRAEALGEDGELLLRTEHGRLERVVGGDVRVEK from the coding sequence ATGAACCTTGACGCTCGAATCCTGACGGCACTGCGCGCCGCCGAGTACAGCGCTGTCTCCGGCGCGGAGCTGTCCCACGAGCTTGGGGTGAGCCGCGCGGCGATCTGGGCGCGGATCGAGGACTTGCGCTCGCTCGGCTATGACATTGAGGCCAGCCCGCACCGGGGCTACCGGCTGTTGCACGCCCCGGATGTGTTGCACGCCGACGATCTAATCTCGCGTTTGGGCAAGACAAAGGTGATCGGGCGGGACATCCGCGTCTTCCAGGAGACCACGTCCACCAACGACGTGATCGAGAAGCTAGCGCGCGATGGCGTCAAGGAGGGGGTCGTGGTGTTCGCGGAGTCGCAGACGCGGGGCCGGGGACGGCTGGGCCGGAAGTGGATGTCGCCATCGAAGGGCGGCCTGTGGTTTTCGGTGCTGCTGCAGCCTGACCTGCGGCCGCAGGAGGCCACGCGGTTGACCATCGCCTCAGCGACGGCGCTGCGCCGGGCTATCGAGGGGCAGACGGGTTTAAGGGCGAGGATCAAGTGGCCCAACGACATTCTGGTTAACGGGCGCAAGGCGGCGGGCATCCTGACGGAACTGAGCGCCGAGCTGGACCACATCAAGTATGTCATCCTCGGCATTGGCGTGGATGTGAACCTCAGCCCGTCCGACTTTCCGCCCGAGTTGCGCAAGGTGGCAACGTCGCTGAAGGCCGAGCTGGGCAAGGCGGTTTCGCGGCCGGACCTGGCGGTGGCGATCCTGCGCGAGTTGGATCGCGATTACGCGCGGGTGGGATCGAGCGAATTCGGGGCGCTGGCGGACGAGTGGGAGGAGCACGGCACGACCATCGGCCACGAAGTGGTTATTAGTATGGGCGAACGTCGGATGCGCGGTCGTGCGGAGGCTCTGGGCGAGGACGGCGAGCTGCTGCTGCGCACGGAGCATGGCCGGCTGGAACGCGTGGTGGGGGGAGATGTGAGAGTGGAGAAATGA
- the nadC gene encoding carboxylating nicotinate-nucleotide diphosphorylase, translating to MPALAEDIGSGDVTTLATVPETAKAKAAMRARESLVVAGLALAEGAFQALSASVKIARLAEDGQRLAEGKPILEISGPTRALLSGERVALNFLQRLCGIATLTAQFVEAVRGTRAQILDTRKTTPGWRRLEKYAVACGGGKNHRLGLFDMVLIKDNHLAALRHESPNAIAAAVERARARYPQLKVEVEADSLEQVEQAVAAGADMILLDNMNLVQLRLAVQKCKDRALTEASGGVTLPGVRAIAETGVDFISVGALTHSARSVDIGLDFEV from the coding sequence ATGCCCGCTCTGGCGGAGGACATAGGCAGCGGAGATGTGACGACGCTGGCGACTGTGCCGGAAACCGCCAAGGCCAAGGCGGCGATGAGAGCGCGCGAGTCGCTGGTGGTGGCAGGCTTGGCCCTGGCCGAAGGCGCATTTCAAGCGTTGTCTGCTTCGGTGAAGATTGCCCGCCTTGCCGAGGACGGCCAGCGGTTGGCGGAAGGCAAGCCTATCCTGGAAATTTCCGGTCCGACCCGTGCTTTGCTCAGTGGCGAACGCGTCGCGCTCAACTTCCTGCAGCGTCTCTGCGGCATTGCCACTTTGACCGCCCAGTTCGTTGAGGCTGTCCGCGGCACCCGGGCGCAGATTCTGGACACGCGCAAGACCACGCCGGGCTGGCGGCGGCTGGAAAAGTACGCGGTCGCGTGCGGTGGCGGGAAGAATCATCGCCTCGGCCTGTTTGATATGGTGCTGATCAAGGACAACCACCTGGCGGCGCTAAGACACGAGTCGCCCAACGCCATTGCCGCCGCGGTCGAGCGAGCGCGGGCCAGGTATCCGCAGCTTAAGGTGGAGGTCGAAGCCGATTCTCTGGAGCAGGTCGAACAAGCCGTTGCCGCGGGCGCCGATATGATTCTGCTGGACAACATGAACCTGGTCCAATTGCGCCTGGCGGTGCAGAAGTGCAAGGACCGCGCGCTGACCGAGGCCAGCGGGGGCGTGACTCTGCCCGGCGTTCGCGCCATCGCTGAAACCGGGGTGGATTTCATCTCAGTTGGGGCGCTGACGCATTCCGCGCGTTCAGTGGATATCGGGCTCGACTTCGAGGTTTGA
- a CDS encoding SGNH/GDSL hydrolase family protein, with the protein MNLICQPRFHASKMEESKGKQKPVVAGINKTFDESGLASQYRLMRTRFVWSSTWLALAMWASLSCGLFAQTTPAGKQPPEVRWAKAIGDFEAADRTNPPPKDGVLFIGSSSIRRWTNIASAFPGHKVINRGFGGSQLADSVAFAGRIVTPYRPRLVLLYAGDNDIAGGKSPETVLADFKAFVGKIHAALPRTRIGYIAIKPCPSRERFLDQVRKTNRLIRDHCGTDERLVFADVFTPMLTAEGKPRADLCVKDMLHLNEQGYELWASVLRPLVDKYAGPGGGGSQP; encoded by the coding sequence ATGAATCTCATCTGCCAACCACGGTTCCACGCCAGCAAGATGGAGGAAAGCAAGGGAAAGCAAAAGCCCGTAGTTGCGGGCATCAACAAGACCTTTGACGAGAGCGGCCTGGCTTCGCAATATCGGCTGATGCGCACGCGTTTTGTTTGGTCAAGCACGTGGCTGGCCCTGGCAATGTGGGCCAGCCTGAGCTGCGGTCTGTTCGCTCAAACCACCCCGGCTGGCAAGCAACCGCCGGAGGTGCGTTGGGCGAAAGCGATCGGCGACTTCGAGGCGGCTGATCGAACAAATCCACCACCAAAGGATGGGGTGCTGTTTATCGGCAGTTCCAGCATCCGACGTTGGACGAACATCGCTTCGGCCTTCCCGGGACACAAAGTCATCAACCGCGGCTTCGGCGGGTCTCAACTGGCGGATTCAGTTGCGTTCGCGGGCCGGATTGTCACGCCCTACAGGCCGAGACTGGTCCTGCTTTATGCGGGAGACAACGACATCGCGGGCGGCAAATCGCCGGAGACAGTCCTGGCCGATTTCAAGGCGTTTGTGGGGAAGATCCATGCGGCGCTGCCGCGCACGCGGATAGGCTACATTGCAATCAAGCCGTGTCCGTCGAGGGAGAGATTCCTGGATCAGGTCAGGAAAACCAATCGGCTCATCCGGGACCACTGCGGCACAGATGAGCGGCTGGTCTTCGCGGATGTGTTCACACCAATGTTGACCGCCGAGGGCAAGCCACGGGCAGATTTGTGCGTCAAAGACATGCTTCATCTCAATGAGCAAGGTTACGAACTCTGGGCCTCGGTCCTCCGGCCGTTGGTGGACAAGTATGCGGGACCGGGAGGCGGCGGCAGCCAGCCTTGA
- a CDS encoding LemA family protein has translation MMAALIMLFLIVLLPVVWVIVQYNWLVSLRNYISESWSNVDTELNRRYDLIPNLVATVKGYAAHEKEVLERVTELRARCVSNHGSPGDQAKDEVQLVDALKHLLVLVESYPQLKADQHFLKLQQELITTENRIQAARRFYNGNVRAYRNKCETFPSNLVAQVFGFQSHEFFSVPPSVREVPDSEFAQ, from the coding sequence ATGATGGCGGCGTTGATCATGTTGTTCCTGATCGTGTTGTTGCCGGTGGTCTGGGTCATCGTGCAATACAACTGGCTGGTCAGCCTGCGCAACTACATCAGCGAGTCCTGGAGCAACGTGGACACCGAACTCAACCGCCGCTACGACCTGATCCCCAACCTGGTCGCCACGGTCAAAGGCTATGCCGCGCACGAGAAAGAGGTGCTGGAACGGGTCACGGAGCTGCGCGCGCGCTGCGTGTCCAACCACGGCTCGCCCGGCGACCAGGCTAAAGACGAGGTCCAGCTCGTGGACGCCTTGAAACACTTGCTGGTGCTGGTGGAAAGCTACCCCCAGCTCAAGGCCGACCAGCACTTCCTCAAGCTGCAGCAGGAGTTGATTACGACTGAAAACCGCATTCAGGCCGCCCGCAGGTTCTACAACGGGAACGTGCGCGCCTACCGCAACAAGTGCGAAACCTTCCCCAGCAATTTGGTGGCACAGGTGTTCGGCTTTCAGTCACACGAATTCTTCAGCGTGCCCCCCTCCGTCAGGGAAGTCCCGGACTCTGAGTTTGCGCAATAG